From Prevotella melaninogenica, the proteins below share one genomic window:
- the coaW gene encoding type II pantothenate kinase: MKISIGIDVGISTTKIVGIREGKVIKPLRIKATDPVTSLYGAFGKYLYDNRIDLSDVERVMLTGVGAHYIDKPVYGLPTAKADEFLADGLGAQFESKLQRMIVVSMGTGTSLVLCDGNEVRHIGGIGIGGGTLSGLSRLLLQTDNINEIIALANKGDISRINLQIKDISTSPLPGLPMDATASLFANAQANASREDIALGLIGLVLQSIGSATILSSLNSDIRDFVLIGNLSLLPQCELLFPVMEKIYDVRFIIPKNSEYCTAIGAALQADNIETV; encoded by the coding sequence ATGAAGATTTCCATCGGTATAGATGTGGGTATTTCAACAACCAAGATTGTTGGAATCAGAGAGGGAAAGGTTATTAAACCTTTGCGTATCAAGGCTACTGATCCAGTAACGTCCTTGTATGGAGCTTTTGGAAAATATCTATATGACAATAGGATTGACCTATCTGACGTTGAGCGTGTTATGCTTACGGGCGTAGGTGCTCACTATATTGATAAGCCTGTTTATGGACTTCCAACGGCTAAGGCAGATGAGTTTTTGGCTGATGGCTTAGGTGCTCAGTTTGAGTCGAAGTTGCAACGTATGATTGTAGTTTCTATGGGTACGGGTACCTCACTTGTACTTTGTGATGGCAATGAGGTACGTCACATTGGTGGTATCGGTATTGGTGGCGGTACGTTGAGTGGTCTTTCACGTTTGTTGTTACAGACTGATAACATTAACGAAATCATTGCTTTGGCTAATAAGGGAGATATTTCTCGTATCAATCTTCAGATTAAAGACATCTCAACCAGTCCACTTCCAGGCTTGCCAATGGATGCTACTGCATCTCTCTTTGCCAATGCGCAGGCTAATGCAAGTCGTGAAGATATTGCCTTAGGTTTGATAGGATTGGTGTTACAGTCTATCGGTTCAGCAACAATCTTGAGTTCTTTGAATAGCGATATCCGTGACTTTGTACTCATAGGTAATCTTAGTTTGTTGCCACAATGCGAACTCCTTTTCCCTGTTATGGAGAAGATATACGATGTTCGCTTTATTATTCCGAAGAATTCTGAGTATTGCACGGCAATCGGTGCAGCTTTGCAAGCAGATAACATTGAGACAGTTTAA
- a CDS encoding HU family DNA-binding protein yields MTKADIINEIATSTGIAKKDVSAVVESFMETIKDSLLEKKENVYLRGFGSFIVKHRAEKTARNISKNTTITIPAHDFPSFKPAKTFIEDMKK; encoded by the coding sequence ATGACGAAAGCAGATATCATCAATGAGATTGCAACGTCTACTGGCATCGCCAAGAAGGACGTTTCAGCTGTGGTTGAGTCTTTTATGGAAACCATCAAAGACAGTTTGTTGGAGAAGAAAGAAAATGTATACCTTCGTGGTTTCGGTAGCTTCATCGTTAAGCACCGTGCGGAAAAGACAGCTCGTAACATCTCAAAGAACACGACTATCACTATCCCAGCACACGATTTCCCAAGCTTCAAGCCAGCAAAGACCTTCATCGAGGATATGAAGAAATAA
- a CDS encoding Rne/Rng family ribonuclease, whose translation MTSEVIIDAQPKEISIALLEDKRLVEYQREPREASFSVGNIYVAKVKKLMPGLNACFVDVGYERDAFLHYLDLGSQFNSYAKYLKQVQSDRKKLYPIQKATRLPDLQKDGTVQNTLQVGQEVMVQIVKEPISTKGPRLTGEISFAGRFLVLIPFGHKVSVSSKIKSGEERARLKQLIQSITPKNFGVIVRTVAEGKRVAELDAEMKVLLSRWNEAITRLQKTQERPQLVFEETGRAVAMLRDLFNPTYENIYVNDDEICTAVRHYVSLIAPEKAGIVKKYTGKVPIFDNFDVTKQIKSSFGKTINYGHGCYLIIEHTEAMHVVDVNSGNRTKEKAQEQNALDTNLGAADELARQLRLRDMGGIIVVDFIDMNLAEDRQMLYERMCKNMQKDRARHNILPLSKFGLMQITRQRVRPVMDVDVDENCPTCFGTGKIRSSILFTDQLERKIDRLVNKVGVKKFYLHVHPYVAAYINKGLISLKRKWQMKYGLGVNIIPSQKLAYLQYEFYDAKQQFIDMKEQNDKS comes from the coding sequence ATGACAAGCGAAGTAATTATTGATGCCCAACCGAAAGAGATTTCGATAGCGCTACTCGAAGACAAGCGTCTGGTTGAATACCAGCGTGAGCCAAGAGAGGCGAGCTTCTCGGTTGGAAACATCTACGTGGCAAAGGTAAAGAAACTGATGCCAGGGCTGAATGCCTGCTTTGTAGATGTAGGTTATGAGCGTGACGCCTTTCTTCATTATCTTGACTTAGGGAGCCAATTCAACTCCTATGCAAAGTATCTGAAACAGGTTCAGAGCGACCGCAAGAAACTTTATCCCATTCAAAAAGCCACTCGCCTACCCGACTTGCAAAAGGACGGAACAGTTCAAAACACACTGCAGGTAGGACAAGAGGTGATGGTACAGATTGTTAAAGAACCCATTTCCACCAAAGGACCTCGCCTTACAGGCGAAATATCATTCGCTGGCAGATTCCTGGTGCTTATACCATTCGGGCATAAAGTTAGCGTATCTTCTAAAATCAAAAGCGGTGAAGAACGTGCACGCCTCAAGCAGCTCATACAGAGTATTACACCAAAGAACTTCGGTGTAATTGTCCGTACGGTAGCTGAAGGAAAGCGCGTAGCCGAGCTTGACGCTGAGATGAAAGTCCTACTGAGCCGCTGGAATGAAGCAATCACAAGACTGCAGAAAACGCAGGAACGCCCTCAACTTGTGTTTGAGGAGACTGGACGTGCTGTTGCCATGCTGCGTGACCTCTTCAATCCAACCTACGAAAACATCTACGTCAACGATGACGAGATTTGCACTGCCGTTCGACACTACGTCTCTCTAATAGCCCCTGAAAAGGCGGGCATAGTGAAGAAGTACACTGGTAAGGTGCCAATCTTTGACAACTTTGACGTTACGAAGCAAATTAAATCAAGCTTCGGCAAGACCATTAATTATGGTCATGGCTGCTACCTCATCATCGAACACACAGAGGCAATGCACGTTGTGGATGTGAATAGTGGAAACAGAACGAAAGAAAAAGCACAGGAACAGAATGCGCTTGACACCAATCTTGGTGCCGCTGATGAGTTAGCTCGCCAGCTTCGACTGCGTGATATGGGTGGAATCATTGTCGTAGACTTTATCGACATGAATCTTGCTGAAGACCGACAGATGCTGTACGAGCGTATGTGTAAGAACATGCAGAAGGACCGTGCACGTCACAACATCCTTCCACTGAGCAAGTTCGGACTTATGCAGATTACTCGCCAGCGTGTACGCCCAGTGATGGATGTAGATGTAGATGAGAACTGCCCTACCTGTTTCGGTACTGGTAAGATTCGTTCAAGCATCCTTTTTACCGATCAGTTGGAGCGTAAGATTGACCGATTGGTTAATAAGGTTGGAGTAAAGAAATTCTATTTGCACGTTCATCCATACGTTGCAGCTTACATCAACAAGGGTCTTATTTCCTTGAAACGTAAGTGGCAGATGAAGTATGGTTTAGGTGTAAATATCATTCCTTCACAGAAACTTGCTTATTTGCAGTATGAGTTCTATGATGCAAAACAGCAGTTTATTGATATGAAGGAACAGAACGACAAATCCTGA
- a CDS encoding alpha-amylase family glycosyl hydrolase, with amino-acid sequence MKTKLVIYQVFTRTFGNKNLTKKENGTLAENGVGKMNDFDEEVLRRIHDFGVTHLWYTGVIRHATCTDYSAFGIPTQNPRVVKGRAGSPYAITDYYDIDPDIAVDVDARMVEFEALVDRTHTEGMKMIIDFVPNHVARQYKSIAKPEGVEDLGEGDDTSKHFDAQNNFYYCPNEKLDLSGVVENSYAHDAEPYNEFPAKCTGNDRFDSHPQQNDWYETIKLNYGVDYCDAGGRSYHYHPIPSTWKKMTDILLFWAAKGVDGFRCDMAEMVPHEFWAYATQQVKNRYPKMIFIGEVYDPNQYRMYIESGFDYLYDKVGMYDCIRGVMCDERPASSITREWQQVDDIRDHMLYFLENHDEQRIASDFFAGNPWKGVPGMIVSALLQQNPVMVYAGQEFGERGMDKEGFSGQDGRSTIFDYWTSDAIFKGFFNRDSLTTDEKKLSLVYQGILRFCNREKAVREGQTFDLMYANNQSYQFNPRKQFAFLRKTDNEVLLVVANFDQKRVYINVTVPSHAYDFLGLPEQEVEMTDLLSGFTKVVELKRDGQIALDIAANYGRIYKFNIKRKTVDYVLNAHNKEEFPPAHTAEHLLNQVMMRMFGAERSNNAHIERKKSKMTFILDHKPSRKEEKAIEDEMNRLIAEDLPVTFEMIDRNNIPEGVDVGKLPEDASEMLRLVRIGDFDVCLCIGKHVRSTAQIGRFEMLGTNWDEQKRAFRVRFKVIPA; translated from the coding sequence ATGAAAACTAAATTAGTTATCTATCAAGTTTTCACTCGTACTTTCGGTAATAAGAACCTTACAAAGAAGGAGAATGGTACATTAGCTGAGAACGGAGTAGGGAAGATGAATGACTTTGATGAGGAAGTGTTGCGACGCATCCATGACTTCGGTGTTACTCATCTTTGGTATACAGGCGTAATCCGCCATGCAACATGTACAGATTATTCAGCTTTTGGCATACCTACACAGAATCCTCGTGTAGTAAAAGGACGTGCTGGTTCGCCTTACGCCATCACGGATTATTATGATATTGACCCTGATATAGCAGTAGATGTAGATGCTCGTATGGTAGAGTTTGAGGCACTTGTAGACCGTACGCATACAGAAGGTATGAAGATGATTATTGACTTTGTACCCAATCATGTTGCTCGTCAATACAAGAGTATCGCCAAGCCAGAGGGCGTAGAAGACCTTGGAGAGGGCGATGATACGAGCAAGCACTTTGATGCTCAAAACAATTTCTATTATTGTCCAAACGAAAAACTTGACCTCTCTGGTGTTGTTGAGAATTCTTATGCTCACGATGCTGAACCTTATAATGAGTTTCCTGCAAAGTGTACAGGTAACGATCGCTTCGACTCTCACCCACAGCAAAACGACTGGTATGAAACGATAAAGTTAAACTATGGTGTAGACTATTGTGATGCTGGTGGCAGAAGCTATCACTATCACCCTATCCCTTCTACATGGAAGAAGATGACTGATATTCTTCTTTTTTGGGCTGCAAAGGGCGTTGATGGTTTTCGTTGCGATATGGCAGAGATGGTTCCGCATGAATTTTGGGCATACGCAACACAACAGGTTAAGAATCGTTACCCCAAGATGATATTTATTGGTGAGGTATATGATCCTAATCAATATCGTATGTATATTGAGTCAGGTTTTGACTATCTCTATGATAAGGTGGGAATGTACGATTGTATTCGTGGTGTTATGTGCGACGAACGCCCCGCCTCTTCTATCACACGTGAGTGGCAGCAGGTTGATGATATTCGCGATCACATGCTCTATTTCCTTGAAAACCACGATGAGCAACGTATTGCTTCTGATTTCTTCGCAGGTAATCCTTGGAAGGGAGTTCCGGGTATGATTGTTTCTGCTCTTCTCCAACAGAACCCTGTCATGGTTTATGCAGGGCAAGAGTTTGGTGAAAGAGGAATGGATAAAGAAGGCTTCTCTGGGCAGGATGGACGTTCAACCATCTTTGATTACTGGACGAGTGACGCTATTTTTAAAGGATTTTTTAATCGTGATTCCTTGACAACAGATGAGAAGAAACTTTCGTTGGTTTATCAGGGAATTCTCCGTTTTTGCAATCGTGAGAAAGCTGTTAGGGAAGGACAGACTTTTGATCTTATGTATGCAAATAATCAGAGCTATCAGTTTAATCCTCGCAAACAGTTCGCTTTTTTACGTAAGACAGACAATGAAGTGTTATTGGTTGTAGCTAACTTCGACCAAAAGCGAGTATATATCAATGTAACTGTTCCCTCTCATGCGTATGATTTCCTTGGTCTGCCCGAGCAGGAAGTAGAAATGACCGACTTGCTTTCTGGTTTTACGAAAGTCGTAGAATTGAAACGTGATGGTCAAATTGCATTGGATATAGCTGCAAACTATGGTAGAATTTACAAGTTTAATATAAAGAGGAAGACAGTGGATTACGTATTAAATGCACACAATAAAGAGGAATTCCCTCCTGCTCATACAGCAGAACATTTGCTAAATCAGGTGATGATGCGTATGTTTGGAGCAGAGCGTAGCAATAATGCTCACATAGAACGAAAGAAGAGTAAAATGACTTTCATTCTCGATCATAAGCCGAGTCGAAAAGAAGAAAAGGCGATAGAGGACGAGATGAATCGTTTGATAGCAGAAGATTTGCCAGTAACTTTTGAAATGATTGATCGTAATAATATTCCAGAAGGTGTTGATGTTGGCAAACTTCCAGAGGATGCTTCGGAGATGTTGCGATTGGTTCGTATTGGTGACTTTGATGTCTGTCTTTGCATAGGTAAGCACGTCCGTTCAACCGCTCAGATTGGTCGCTTTGAAATGTTGGGTACAAACTGGGATGAACAGAAACGTGCATTCAGAGTACGCTTTAAAGTCATTCCGGCTTAA
- the fabD gene encoding ACP S-malonyltransferase, translated as MKAFVFPGQGSQFVGMGKDLYDNNPLAKELFDKADEILGFKITEIMFAGTDEQLKETKVTQPAVFLHSVISALCLGDEFKPDMVAGHSLGEFSALVAAGALSFEDGLKLVAARANAMQKACELNPGTMAAIIGLPDEKVEEICASVSQEGKVCVAANFNCPGQLVISGSTEGVNEACELMKAAGAKRALPLKVGGAFHSPLMQPAKDELQAAIEATTFNAPKCPVYQNVDALPHTDPADIQKNLIAQLTSSVRWTKSAQNMIADGATEFVECGPGTALQGMLGRIDKTVNAHGV; from the coding sequence ATGAAAGCATTTGTATTCCCTGGACAGGGATCTCAGTTTGTTGGTATGGGTAAGGACCTCTATGACAATAACCCATTAGCAAAGGAACTTTTCGATAAGGCTGACGAGATTCTTGGCTTCAAGATAACCGAGATTATGTTTGCTGGTACAGACGAGCAGTTGAAGGAAACTAAGGTTACTCAGCCTGCAGTATTCCTCCATAGCGTTATTTCAGCACTTTGCTTAGGCGATGAGTTCAAGCCAGATATGGTTGCAGGTCACTCTTTGGGTGAGTTTTCAGCACTCGTTGCAGCTGGTGCATTGAGCTTCGAAGATGGTTTGAAGCTTGTTGCTGCACGTGCTAATGCTATGCAGAAGGCTTGTGAACTGAATCCTGGTACTATGGCAGCTATCATAGGTTTGCCTGATGAGAAGGTTGAGGAAATCTGTGCATCTGTATCTCAAGAAGGTAAGGTTTGTGTTGCAGCTAACTTTAACTGCCCTGGTCAGTTGGTTATCTCTGGTTCAACAGAGGGTGTCAATGAGGCTTGCGAGTTGATGAAGGCGGCTGGTGCTAAGCGTGCATTGCCATTGAAGGTAGGTGGTGCTTTCCACTCTCCATTGATGCAGCCTGCTAAGGATGAGTTGCAGGCAGCTATTGAGGCAACTACCTTCAATGCACCAAAGTGCCCTGTTTATCAGAATGTGGACGCATTGCCACATACTGATCCAGCTGATATTCAGAAGAATCTTATCGCTCAGCTTACATCAAGCGTACGTTGGACCAAGAGCGCACAGAACATGATTGCCGATGGTGCTACAGAGTTCGTTGAGTGCGGACCTGGTACAGCTTTGCAGGGTATGCTCGGTCGTATCGACAAGACTGTTAATGCACACGGTGTATAG
- the crcB gene encoding fluoride efflux transporter CrcB, with protein sequence MIKDILLVGIGSFVGGSLRMVISKYVQLAVAGSFPLGTMVVNVLGCFLIGIFSSLTNDHGGFSPAVRLMLTTGFCGGFTTFSTFMNEHATLLKGGDGFIISSLYIIASLALGFIALLAGRHLVMSFQ encoded by the coding sequence ATGATAAAGGATATTCTTTTAGTAGGTATTGGAAGTTTTGTTGGTGGCAGTCTTCGAATGGTTATCTCGAAGTATGTACAACTTGCTGTAGCTGGCTCATTCCCTTTGGGAACAATGGTCGTCAACGTGCTTGGCTGTTTCCTTATAGGTATCTTCTCTTCATTAACTAATGATCATGGCGGATTCAGTCCTGCTGTTCGCCTTATGCTCACTACTGGTTTCTGTGGAGGTTTCACAACCTTTTCAACTTTTATGAATGAGCATGCAACGTTATTAAAGGGAGGGGATGGTTTTATTATTTCTTCCCTTTATATCATTGCCTCCCTTGCATTAGGCTTTATCGCTTTATTAGCAGGTCGCCACCTTGTTATGTCTTTTCAATGA
- a CDS encoding DUF5686 family protein yields MHIDSLLVGKDSSFVGKDSLLTAADSMGIATDSLLQMMDSLAKIAPKPAVIDSTLLQCYVVDWQTGDSIPYANAVYRNLKLGASSDANGHFSIARKVGEQLTITAVGYKSRNIKITAHTSRELKVTLIADSKQLQGIVVKAKRRHKYSRKDNPAVELMRRVIAAKKQTHLENHDYYQYDKYQKVTMAINNLTPDELEGSMFKKAPWLLDQVETCPYNNKLILPISVDEALTQHLYRKNPRDEKDIVLGQSTKGISKLIQTGEALNTIVKDLFKDINLYDDQIDLLQKRFPSPIGSTAISFYHFYIDDTVYVNQDQCIRLQFMPANQQDFGFRGELYVLNDSSLHVKKCDMQLPANTGVNFVDAMKFQQGFTKLSNGEWALTTDNMIAELKLTDLLQRAIVIRTTGITNYSFAPIEDKQFKGKAKTIYDTHAKMRDNDFWAAHRTTQLTKSEAGMDSFIKRMASTKHFKWVMFASKALIENFIETGSEDKPSKFDIGPVNTFISKNFVDGIRLRASARTTAKFNPHWFFEGYYAYGTRSRRNYYDAKVTYSFNKPEYQPIEFPIRTISFESTSDVESPSDKYLKHNKDNIFMTFRPVKVEQMYFVNRQKINFMWETDYGLATNFEIRTESNRPTGKLVYEKMDGTLVDKLRVSEISLGFNYRPGQSYVNSKQKRMTVNLDAPEFNVTHTMGIKHFLGSDFNTNLTEVSIYKRFWLGSWGHVDTRVQGGAQWNKVPFQFLITPPVNTSYFEHQGTFNLMKGLEFLNDRYAQFNLAWDLEGKIFNRIPLIKKLKWREYVAFKGMWGHLTDKNNPYLPQNANDTELYKFPVDTRVMTRDPYMEFVVGVHNIFKFLEVDYVRRLTYTHAPGISKNGIRFGFNLVF; encoded by the coding sequence ATGCACATTGATTCTTTGTTGGTGGGTAAAGACTCTTCGTTTGTAGGTAAAGATTCTTTGTTGACAGCAGCTGACTCGATGGGAATTGCAACTGATTCGTTGCTGCAGATGATGGACTCATTAGCTAAGATAGCCCCAAAACCAGCTGTGATAGATAGTACGCTACTTCAATGTTATGTGGTTGATTGGCAAACAGGAGATAGTATTCCTTATGCGAATGCAGTCTATCGGAATTTAAAGTTAGGTGCTTCGAGTGATGCGAATGGTCATTTCTCTATTGCAAGAAAAGTAGGAGAACAACTTACAATCACTGCTGTTGGCTATAAATCACGTAATATTAAGATTACTGCACATACTTCAAGAGAATTGAAAGTGACGCTTATCGCAGACTCTAAGCAGTTGCAGGGTATTGTTGTGAAGGCTAAACGTCGTCATAAATATTCGCGTAAGGATAACCCAGCAGTAGAGTTGATGAGGCGAGTTATTGCTGCGAAGAAGCAAACTCACTTGGAAAACCATGATTATTATCAGTATGATAAGTATCAGAAGGTGACTATGGCTATTAATAACCTTACACCTGATGAACTTGAAGGCTCTATGTTTAAGAAAGCTCCTTGGCTTCTTGACCAAGTAGAAACTTGTCCTTATAATAACAAACTCATTCTTCCAATCTCTGTAGATGAGGCGCTTACGCAGCATCTTTACCGTAAGAACCCACGTGATGAAAAGGATATCGTGTTAGGACAGTCTACTAAAGGTATTTCAAAACTTATACAAACAGGTGAAGCTTTGAATACGATAGTGAAGGATCTCTTTAAGGATATCAATCTTTATGACGACCAAATTGATCTTCTTCAGAAGCGTTTCCCTTCTCCAATAGGCTCTACAGCGATTTCGTTCTATCATTTTTATATCGACGATACGGTCTATGTAAATCAGGATCAGTGTATTCGTTTGCAGTTTATGCCAGCCAACCAGCAGGACTTTGGGTTCCGTGGAGAGTTGTATGTGTTGAATGATAGTTCACTTCATGTGAAGAAGTGTGATATGCAGTTGCCTGCTAATACGGGTGTTAACTTTGTTGATGCAATGAAGTTTCAGCAGGGATTCACGAAGTTAAGTAATGGAGAGTGGGCTTTAACGACTGATAATATGATTGCCGAGTTGAAGCTGACAGACCTTTTGCAACGTGCTATTGTCATTCGCACGACCGGTATAACAAACTATTCTTTTGCCCCTATTGAGGACAAACAATTTAAGGGAAAGGCAAAGACAATATACGATACCCATGCTAAGATGCGCGATAATGATTTCTGGGCAGCACATAGAACAACGCAACTGACGAAGAGTGAGGCTGGAATGGACTCATTTATCAAGCGTATGGCAAGCACAAAGCATTTCAAATGGGTGATGTTTGCGTCCAAGGCTTTGATAGAGAACTTCATTGAAACAGGTTCAGAAGATAAGCCAAGTAAGTTTGATATTGGTCCTGTCAATACTTTTATCTCAAAGAACTTTGTTGATGGCATTCGTTTACGTGCCTCTGCCCGTACTACAGCTAAGTTTAATCCTCATTGGTTCTTTGAGGGTTACTATGCTTATGGTACACGGTCGCGTCGTAATTATTACGATGCAAAGGTAACATACTCGTTTAATAAGCCCGAGTATCAGCCTATTGAGTTCCCTATCCGTACCATATCTTTCGAATCAACAAGTGATGTTGAGTCTCCATCAGACAAGTATCTGAAGCACAATAAGGATAATATCTTCATGACTTTCCGCCCAGTGAAGGTTGAGCAGATGTATTTTGTAAATCGTCAGAAGATTAACTTCATGTGGGAGACTGACTATGGTTTGGCTACAAACTTTGAGATTCGTACAGAGAGTAACAGGCCTACAGGTAAGCTTGTCTATGAGAAAATGGATGGTACGTTGGTTGACAAACTGCGTGTGAGTGAGATTAGTCTTGGATTCAATTATCGTCCAGGACAATCTTATGTGAACTCAAAGCAAAAGCGTATGACTGTAAATCTCGATGCGCCAGAGTTCAATGTTACGCATACAATGGGTATTAAGCATTTCTTAGGTAGTGACTTTAATACTAATCTTACGGAGGTTTCTATTTATAAACGTTTCTGGTTAGGAAGTTGGGGACATGTTGATACACGTGTACAAGGTGGTGCACAATGGAATAAGGTACCATTCCAATTCCTTATTACTCCTCCTGTGAACACGTCTTATTTCGAGCATCAAGGAACATTCAACCTCATGAAAGGACTTGAATTCCTTAATGACCGATATGCACAGTTTAATCTTGCATGGGACTTAGAGGGTAAGATTTTCAACCGTATTCCACTCATTAAGAAGCTGAAGTGGCGTGAGTATGTTGCCTTTAAAGGAATGTGGGGACATTTGACAGATAAGAACAACCCATATTTACCACAGAATGCTAATGATACGGAATTGTATAAGTTCCCTGTCGATACACGTGTTATGACACGCGATCCTTACATGGAGTTTGTTGTCGGAGTACATAATATCTTCAAGTTTTTGGAGGTAGATTACGTTCGTCGACTAACTTATACACATGCTCCGGGTATCTCAAAGAATGGTATTCGATTTGGTTTTAATCTGGTTTTCTAA
- a CDS encoding inositol-3-phosphate synthase — translation MKQTNVKPAEGRLGIMVVGCGAVATTFMTGVLMTRKGLTKPIGSMTQYDKIRVGRGADKKYLHYKDIVPLANLDDIVFGTWDVYPQNAYQAAVYAEVLKAKDIELVREELMAIKPLKAAFDRNYAKRLDGDNVKDCKTRWDMVLELQKDIQNFKKEHGCERVVVIWAASTEIYVPYDEAYHKTLEQLESAMKSDDREHVAPSMCYAYAALTEDCPFIMGAPNTTVDIPAMWELAEKTRMPIAGKDFKTGQTLVKSGFAPIIKTRNLGLAGWFSTNILGNRDGLVLDEPANFHTKEVSKLSTLETICRADEQPDLYGNIYHKVRINYYPPRNDDKEGWDNIDIFGWMGYPMQIKINFLCRDSILAAPLLLDLTLLSDLAARSGRYGIQRFLSIFLKSPMHDFTRGEEAVNNLFEQYTMLKNAIREMGGYEADEEID, via the coding sequence ATGAAGCAAACAAATGTAAAGCCTGCAGAAGGCAGATTAGGAATAATGGTCGTTGGTTGCGGCGCTGTTGCTACGACCTTCATGACTGGAGTGTTAATGACACGCAAGGGTCTTACGAAGCCCATTGGCTCAATGACTCAATATGATAAGATCCGTGTTGGGCGCGGAGCTGATAAGAAATATCTTCATTACAAAGATATTGTTCCATTGGCAAACTTAGATGATATCGTCTTTGGTACATGGGATGTGTACCCTCAGAATGCTTATCAAGCAGCAGTATATGCTGAAGTGTTGAAGGCAAAGGATATCGAACTTGTACGCGAGGAACTGATGGCTATCAAGCCTTTGAAGGCAGCTTTCGACCGAAACTATGCTAAGCGACTTGACGGAGACAATGTTAAAGACTGCAAGACACGCTGGGATATGGTGCTGGAATTGCAGAAAGACATTCAGAACTTTAAGAAAGAGCATGGCTGCGAACGTGTTGTTGTCATCTGGGCAGCTTCTACCGAGATTTATGTACCATATGATGAGGCATACCACAAGACGCTTGAGCAATTGGAATCGGCTATGAAGTCAGATGATAGAGAGCATGTTGCGCCATCTATGTGTTATGCTTATGCGGCATTGACAGAGGATTGTCCGTTTATCATGGGTGCTCCTAATACAACGGTTGACATACCTGCTATGTGGGAATTGGCTGAGAAGACACGTATGCCTATTGCTGGTAAAGACTTTAAGACGGGGCAAACATTGGTTAAGTCGGGCTTTGCTCCTATCATTAAGACACGTAACCTTGGACTTGCTGGTTGGTTCTCAACGAACATCTTGGGTAATCGTGATGGCTTAGTTCTTGATGAACCAGCTAACTTCCATACAAAGGAAGTAAGTAAGTTGTCGACACTTGAGACCATTTGTAGAGCTGATGAGCAGCCCGACCTTTATGGTAATATCTATCATAAAGTACGTATCAACTATTATCCACCTCGTAATGATGACAAGGAAGGATGGGATAATATAGACATCTTTGGCTGGATGGGTTACCCGATGCAGATAAAGATTAATTTCCTTTGTCGTGATTCCATCCTTGCTGCACCATTGCTTCTTGACCTTACGTTGCTCTCTGATCTTGCTGCAAGGTCTGGTCGTTATGGTATTCAGCGTTTCTTGAGTATCTTCCTCAAGAGTCCAATGCACGATTTCACTCGTGGTGAGGAAGCTGTCAATAATCTCTTTGAACAGTATACAATGCTGAAGAATGCCATTCGAGAAATGGGTGGATATGAAGCTGATGAGGAGATTGATTAG